In Nicotiana tabacum cultivar K326 chromosome 17, ASM71507v2, whole genome shotgun sequence, one DNA window encodes the following:
- the LOC107774406 gene encoding 1-aminocyclopropane-1-carboxylate oxidase-like (The RefSeq protein has 1 substitution compared to this genomic sequence), producing the protein MELLNTEQRAATMETIKDACENWGFFEVVKHGICHELLDRVEKLTKGHYNKCMEERFKEMVASKGLEAVQTEIKDLDWESTFFLKHLPLSNISQVPDLEDEYRKIMKEFADKLEKLAEQLLELLCENLGLEQGYLKKAFYGSKGPTFGTKVSNYPPCPKPDLIKGLRAHTDAGGIILLFQDDKVSGLQLLKDDKWIDVPPMRHSIVINLGDQLEVITNGKYKSVEHRVIAQPHGNRMSIASFYNPGSDAVIYPAPQLLEKENKVIYPKFVFEDYMKLYAGLKFQAKEPRFEAMKAVETAVNSAPIATV; encoded by the exons ATGGAGTTGCTTAACACTGAACAAAGGGCTGCAACAATGGAGACAATAAAGGATGCTTGTGAGAACTGGGGCTTCTTTGAg GTGGTAAAGCATGGGATCTGTCATGAGCTTCTGGACAGAGTGGAGAAGTTGACAAAGGGGCACTACAACAAGTGTATGGAAGAAAGGTTCAAAGAAATGGTGGCAAGTAAAGGGCTTGAAGCTGTTCAGACTGAAATTAAGGATTTGGACTGGGAAAGCACTTTCTTCTTGAAACACCTTCCTCTTTCAAACATCTCACAAGTTCCTGATCTTGAAGATGAATACAG GAAAATCATGAAGGAGTTTGCTGAAAAGCTAGAGAAATTAGCAGAGCAACTTTTGGAGTTGCTCTGTGAAAATCTAGGACTGGAGCAAGGTTACCTGAAGAAAGCTTTTTATGGTTCAAAGGGTCCTACTTTTGGCACCAAAGTTAGCAACTACCCACCATGTCCCAAGCCTGATTTGATTAAAGGCCTCAGGGCTCACACTGATGCTGGTGGAATCATCCTTCTATTCCAAGATGACAAAGTCAGTGGTCTCCAACTACTTAAAGATGACAAATGGATCGACGTTCCACCAATGCGCCACTCCATTGTCATTAACCTCGGCGACCAACTTGAG GTGATTACTAATGGAAAGTACAAGAGTGTGGAGCATAGGGTGATTGCTCAGCCTCATGGAAACAGAATGTCCATTGCTTCCTTCTATAACCCGGGGAGTGATGCTGTCATCTATCCAGCACCACAATTGTTGGAGAAAGAGAACAAAGTCATTTATCCCAAGTTTGTTTTTGAGGACTATATGAAATTATATGCAGGTCTTAAATTCCAGGCTAAGGAGCCAAGGTTTGAAGCAATGAAGGCTGTGGAAACTGCTGTCAATTCTGCCCCAATAGCTACTGTTTGA